Proteins from a genomic interval of Crassostrea angulata isolate pt1a10 chromosome 7, ASM2561291v2, whole genome shotgun sequence:
- the LOC128192188 gene encoding 2',3'-cyclic-nucleotide 3'-phosphodiesterase-like isoform X1: MGFIVQNRYVVLSQAKTLGNNIFHERLYTAQGRLNGSGTNIHISTDMEEDVIEPTVNSLVSSLSEVTISTKDPSLDFPFLRDPKTITYIKSFKTVFIMRGVSGSGKSTIARAIQKVYPSAVLCSADDYFMREGEYHFSADDLESAHKYCQRLAEEAVRKDSNVIIIDNTNVKRWEMKFYMDLARQHLYRTVIVEPKLDWRNNPSLLASRNIHDVDENTIRKKIKAFEDYVPFYYAWFLNRTDSTMVYNKCCNTLRDCIKNVPGFCSFVLDKDCSVEEFLEYFRLSEMPHSLYHCTAKFLGGPKSGTVRRLEYHQSTEVQEACGKSFKITMTGMIVTSAVVAARIKLSSEELLMIYDKPEENTDGRLKDKLCYPKGSTAHLTIATAEGVLPKHSNTEILAIADMERNNADGKVSHRLKSGVVNLWDQYYCSVNFETPVEINTLFSGF, translated from the exons atgggttttatagtacaaaatcgatacgtagtgttatcacaggcaaagacactgggaaat AACATTTTTCATGAACGGTTATATACTGCACAAGGAAGATTAAATGGATCTGGAACTAACATTCACATATCTACAGATATG GAAGAAGATGTTATAGAACCAACAGTGAACTCACTTGTTTCATCTTTGTCGGAGGTGACAATTTCCACGAAAGATCCTTCTTTAGATTTTCCATTTCTTAGGGATCCaaaaacaataacatatataaaatcatttaaaacagtaTTCATAATGAGGGGTGTTTCTGGATCTGGTAAATCTACCATTGCAAGGGCCATACAGAAAGTTTATCCCTCTGCTGTTTTGTGTAGTGCTGACGATTACTTCATGAGAGAGGGGGAATACCATTTTAGTGCCGATGATTTGGAAAGTGCTCATAAGTACTGCCAGAGACTTGCAGAGGAAGCGGTAAGAAAAGACAGCAATGTAATCATTATTGATAATACCAATGTCAAACGCTgggaaatgaaattttacatggATCTAGCTAGGCAGCATCTTTATCGTACAGTGATTGTGGAACCTAAATTAGACTGGAGAAATAATCCCAGTCTTTTAGCATCTCGGAATATTCATGATGTTGACGAAAACACAATACGAAAAAAGATCAAAGCTTTTGAAGATTATGTTCCATTCTATTATGCTTGGTTTTTGAACAGAACTGACAGTACAATGGTTTACAACAAATGCTGCAACACCTTGAGGGattgtataaaaaatgttcCAGGATTTTGCTCCTTTGTATTAGATAAAG aCTGCAGTGTGGAGGAGTTTTTGGAGTACTTCAGGTTGTCCGAGATGCCCCATTCTCTGTACCATTGCACAGCCAAGTTCTTGGGAGGCCCGAAAAGTGGTACCGTGAGAAGGTTGGAATACCACCAGAGCACAGAAGTGCAGGAAGCTTGCGGCAAAAGCTTCAAAATAACCATGACTGGAATGATTGTCACATCAGCTGTAGTGGCTGCTCGAATAAAATTGTCATCTGAAGAATTGCTTATGATATATGACAAACCAGAAGAAAATACTGATGGCAGACTAAAAGACAAATTGTGCTACCCTAAAGGCAGTACTGCTCATCTGACCATTGCTACAGCTGAGGGTGTCCTACCAAAGCATAGCAATACAGAAATACTAGCCATCGCAGACATGGAGAGGAACAATGCAGATGGGAAAGTGTCACATCGATTAAAGTCGGGGGTTGTGAACCTCTGGGACCAGTATTATTGTTCTGTAAACTTTGAAACACCTGTAGAAATCAACACACTGTTTTCtggattttaa
- the LOC128192188 gene encoding 2',3'-cyclic-nucleotide 3'-phosphodiesterase-like isoform X2 — protein sequence MGNIFSSSCRSCCDKYEGLDETNTKNDERSSVDGNQPIESTEYTNLEEDVIEPTVNSLVSSLSEVTISTKDPSLDFPFLRDPKTITYIKSFKTVFIMRGVSGSGKSTIARAIQKVYPSAVLCSADDYFMREGEYHFSADDLESAHKYCQRLAEEAVRKDSNVIIIDNTNVKRWEMKFYMDLARQHLYRTVIVEPKLDWRNNPSLLASRNIHDVDENTIRKKIKAFEDYVPFYYAWFLNRTDSTMVYNKCCNTLRDCIKNVPGFCSFVLDKDCSVEEFLEYFRLSEMPHSLYHCTAKFLGGPKSGTVRRLEYHQSTEVQEACGKSFKITMTGMIVTSAVVAARIKLSSEELLMIYDKPEENTDGRLKDKLCYPKGSTAHLTIATAEGVLPKHSNTEILAIADMERNNADGKVSHRLKSGVVNLWDQYYCSVNFETPVEINTLFSGF from the exons atgggTAACATATTTTCATCAAGCTGTCGTAGTTGTTGTGACAAATATGAGGGGTTGGATGAAACAAACACTAAAAATGATGAAAGGTCAAGTGTAGACGGAAATCAACCAATCGAGAGTACTGAATATACAAATCTG GAAGAAGATGTTATAGAACCAACAGTGAACTCACTTGTTTCATCTTTGTCGGAGGTGACAATTTCCACGAAAGATCCTTCTTTAGATTTTCCATTTCTTAGGGATCCaaaaacaataacatatataaaatcatttaaaacagtaTTCATAATGAGGGGTGTTTCTGGATCTGGTAAATCTACCATTGCAAGGGCCATACAGAAAGTTTATCCCTCTGCTGTTTTGTGTAGTGCTGACGATTACTTCATGAGAGAGGGGGAATACCATTTTAGTGCCGATGATTTGGAAAGTGCTCATAAGTACTGCCAGAGACTTGCAGAGGAAGCGGTAAGAAAAGACAGCAATGTAATCATTATTGATAATACCAATGTCAAACGCTgggaaatgaaattttacatggATCTAGCTAGGCAGCATCTTTATCGTACAGTGATTGTGGAACCTAAATTAGACTGGAGAAATAATCCCAGTCTTTTAGCATCTCGGAATATTCATGATGTTGACGAAAACACAATACGAAAAAAGATCAAAGCTTTTGAAGATTATGTTCCATTCTATTATGCTTGGTTTTTGAACAGAACTGACAGTACAATGGTTTACAACAAATGCTGCAACACCTTGAGGGattgtataaaaaatgttcCAGGATTTTGCTCCTTTGTATTAGATAAAG aCTGCAGTGTGGAGGAGTTTTTGGAGTACTTCAGGTTGTCCGAGATGCCCCATTCTCTGTACCATTGCACAGCCAAGTTCTTGGGAGGCCCGAAAAGTGGTACCGTGAGAAGGTTGGAATACCACCAGAGCACAGAAGTGCAGGAAGCTTGCGGCAAAAGCTTCAAAATAACCATGACTGGAATGATTGTCACATCAGCTGTAGTGGCTGCTCGAATAAAATTGTCATCTGAAGAATTGCTTATGATATATGACAAACCAGAAGAAAATACTGATGGCAGACTAAAAGACAAATTGTGCTACCCTAAAGGCAGTACTGCTCATCTGACCATTGCTACAGCTGAGGGTGTCCTACCAAAGCATAGCAATACAGAAATACTAGCCATCGCAGACATGGAGAGGAACAATGCAGATGGGAAAGTGTCACATCGATTAAAGTCGGGGGTTGTGAACCTCTGGGACCAGTATTATTGTTCTGTAAACTTTGAAACACCTGTAGAAATCAACACACTGTTTTCtggattttaa
- the LOC128192188 gene encoding 2',3'-cyclic-nucleotide 3'-phosphodiesterase-like isoform X3: MEEDVIEPTVNSLVSSLSEVTISTKDPSLDFPFLRDPKTITYIKSFKTVFIMRGVSGSGKSTIARAIQKVYPSAVLCSADDYFMREGEYHFSADDLESAHKYCQRLAEEAVRKDSNVIIIDNTNVKRWEMKFYMDLARQHLYRTVIVEPKLDWRNNPSLLASRNIHDVDENTIRKKIKAFEDYVPFYYAWFLNRTDSTMVYNKCCNTLRDCIKNVPGFCSFVLDKDCSVEEFLEYFRLSEMPHSLYHCTAKFLGGPKSGTVRRLEYHQSTEVQEACGKSFKITMTGMIVTSAVVAARIKLSSEELLMIYDKPEENTDGRLKDKLCYPKGSTAHLTIATAEGVLPKHSNTEILAIADMERNNADGKVSHRLKSGVVNLWDQYYCSVNFETPVEINTLFSGF, from the exons ATG GAAGAAGATGTTATAGAACCAACAGTGAACTCACTTGTTTCATCTTTGTCGGAGGTGACAATTTCCACGAAAGATCCTTCTTTAGATTTTCCATTTCTTAGGGATCCaaaaacaataacatatataaaatcatttaaaacagtaTTCATAATGAGGGGTGTTTCTGGATCTGGTAAATCTACCATTGCAAGGGCCATACAGAAAGTTTATCCCTCTGCTGTTTTGTGTAGTGCTGACGATTACTTCATGAGAGAGGGGGAATACCATTTTAGTGCCGATGATTTGGAAAGTGCTCATAAGTACTGCCAGAGACTTGCAGAGGAAGCGGTAAGAAAAGACAGCAATGTAATCATTATTGATAATACCAATGTCAAACGCTgggaaatgaaattttacatggATCTAGCTAGGCAGCATCTTTATCGTACAGTGATTGTGGAACCTAAATTAGACTGGAGAAATAATCCCAGTCTTTTAGCATCTCGGAATATTCATGATGTTGACGAAAACACAATACGAAAAAAGATCAAAGCTTTTGAAGATTATGTTCCATTCTATTATGCTTGGTTTTTGAACAGAACTGACAGTACAATGGTTTACAACAAATGCTGCAACACCTTGAGGGattgtataaaaaatgttcCAGGATTTTGCTCCTTTGTATTAGATAAAG aCTGCAGTGTGGAGGAGTTTTTGGAGTACTTCAGGTTGTCCGAGATGCCCCATTCTCTGTACCATTGCACAGCCAAGTTCTTGGGAGGCCCGAAAAGTGGTACCGTGAGAAGGTTGGAATACCACCAGAGCACAGAAGTGCAGGAAGCTTGCGGCAAAAGCTTCAAAATAACCATGACTGGAATGATTGTCACATCAGCTGTAGTGGCTGCTCGAATAAAATTGTCATCTGAAGAATTGCTTATGATATATGACAAACCAGAAGAAAATACTGATGGCAGACTAAAAGACAAATTGTGCTACCCTAAAGGCAGTACTGCTCATCTGACCATTGCTACAGCTGAGGGTGTCCTACCAAAGCATAGCAATACAGAAATACTAGCCATCGCAGACATGGAGAGGAACAATGCAGATGGGAAAGTGTCACATCGATTAAAGTCGGGGGTTGTGAACCTCTGGGACCAGTATTATTGTTCTGTAAACTTTGAAACACCTGTAGAAATCAACACACTGTTTTCtggattttaa
- the LOC128192187 gene encoding prolyl 4-hydroxylase subunit alpha-1-like: MEAKYGLLVLTFYVAIFTGAKCDIYTSIQKITALAEMEDKLFKEFEIFLQTSDTKGEIVPDTVIRFYNERKTDGHLDKCLDMAHPVRAFYIQHRVYNEWGAMIEDLKANKTIALQPTVAGFLHKYKSVMTSLGFWPALGDVAGAADNILRLWNVYDLNVKDIINGEIASTMSRPLKKNEIEFITGTAKNLEMVYYHLSLLSELYNRTQDEAEKENYRKRLNKEYYLIKTRTSSTLLAPTLAYTDFQRFQAHNLVIKEATRSSISQDDINSFFAPPNTFMKLCRGPAKSKIVESKLRCFLRKTAIPIYMAKEEVVNYTPRISLFHDVISNDDIRQLKKAGTKKLTHSRTGGGYVTRLRVSQTGWVYDQAIPQVSRRLARRIANIVNLDTTFRSKASPVEPWQVLSYTTGGYYGEHIDPDIGDEFLWNMTEAVQGPRALWRKHTGQRIATWMFYLSDVEAGGATVFPKLEARVPVVKGAAAFWYNLTPSGKIDRRTQHAGCPVILGSKWVCNKWIHEVSQEFKRPCGKTVASEDFYEDEYMPPY; encoded by the exons ATGGAAGCGAAATATGGACTGCTGGTATTGACTTTTTATGTGGCCATTTTTACAGGCGCTAAATGTGATATATATACTTCCATACAAAAAATAACAGCGTTGGCTGAAATGGAGGATAAGTTGTTCAAGGAGTTTGAGATCTTTTTGCAGACATCGGACACAAAGGGAGAAATTGTTCCGGATACAGTGATAAG attttacaatgaaaggaaaactgaTGGGCATCTTGACAAGTGTTTAGATATGGCTCACCCTGTTCGAGCATTCTATATACAACACAGGGTCTACAACGAATGGGGTGCCATGATCGAAGACCTGAAAGCCAACAAAACAATTGCTTTACAACCAACGGTAGCAG GTTTCCTACATAAATACAAGTCAGTGATGACGTCATTGGGATTTTGGCCCGCCCTGGGAGACGTGGCTGGAGCAGCCGACAATATCCTCCGTCTGTGGAACGTATACGATCTCAACGTCAAAGACATCATCAACGGTGAAATTGCTTCGACCATGTCGAGACCTTTGAAGAAAAATGAGATTGAATTCATTACAGGCACAgcaaaaaatttagaaatggtGTATTACCACCTGTCCTTGTTATCGGAGCTTTATAATAGAACCCAAGACGAGGCAGAAAAGGAAAACTATCGAAAACGGTTAAATAAGGAATACTATCTG ATAAAAACAAGAACTTCTTCTACTTTGTTAGCTCCAACACTGGCGTATACAG ATTTCCAGCGATTTCAAGCGCACAATCTAGTTATCAAAGAGGCAACGAGAAGTTCCATTTCCCAAGATGACATAAACAGCTTCTTTGCACCGCCTAACACATTCATGAAACTCTGTCGCGGACCTGCAAAG TCAAAGATAGTGGAGTCAAAACTTCGCTGTTTCTTAAGAAAGACGGCCATTCCAATCTACATGGCCAAAGAGGAAGTTGTTAATTATACCCCGCGTATTTCCCTGTTTCATGACGTCATATCAAACGATGATATACGGCAATTAAAGAAAGCAGGCACTAAGAAG CTAACTCATTCAAGAACCGGAGGCGGTTATGTTACTAGACTTAGAGTCAGTCAGAC AGGCTGGGTGTATGATCAAGCTATTCCACAAGTGTCCAGGCGCCTCGCTCGCCGGATTGCTAACATTGTGAACTTAGACACAACCTTTAGATCCAAGGCGTCTCCAGTAGAGCCATGGCAG GTTTTGAGCTACACGACTGGTGGATATTACGGCGAACATATTGATCCCGAC ATTGGTGATGAGTTTTTATGGAACATGACAGAGGCGGTTCAGGGCCCTCGGGCTTTGTGGAGAAAACACACTGGACAAAGAATTGCTACCTGGATGTTTTAT CTTAGTGACGTAGAAGCAGGAGGAGCAACTGTGTTTCCAAAATTAGAAGCTCGCGTTCCAGTGGTCAAG GGAGCAGCAGCTTTTTGGTACAACTTGACGCCGAGCGGGAAGATAGACCGGAGAACCCAACACGCAGGCTGTCCCGTCATCCTCGGCTCAAAATGGG TGTGTAATAAATGGATTCACGAAGTTAGTCAGGAATTCAAGCGACCTTGCGGGAAAACTGTCGCCTCAGAAGATTTTTATGAAGATGAATATATGCCACCttattaa